A region of uncultured Anaeromusa sp. DNA encodes the following proteins:
- a CDS encoding LysR family transcriptional regulator — protein sequence MELRQLEYFQQVCHLGSVSRAAAQLHVAQPSVSIALQKLEDELGVPLFDRKQRRLRLTQAGERMLQHAEAMLRCRNNAQEEMKDYEASRKGRIQLGITPVIGAFVFPHLFAAFHAAHPDIELQCTETGSLATRRKLLEDELDLGLLIISDAPPGLALRPLAQSAIHVCLSPAHPLASVTALSLPQLAKEPFLLFQEDTYMRQLILEECTRHGFTPHIRFSSRQIETILSLVEQNAGVGFLPAEIARKHPRIVSRPLTPPLSIQAGFAWNEERYLSQACHVLLDFCEKNKKEI from the coding sequence ATGGAACTGCGTCAATTGGAGTATTTTCAGCAAGTCTGTCATCTGGGCAGCGTCAGCCGCGCCGCAGCCCAACTACATGTGGCTCAGCCTTCGGTCAGCATTGCTCTGCAAAAACTGGAAGATGAGCTTGGAGTACCTCTCTTTGATCGCAAGCAGCGGCGTCTGCGCCTCACGCAGGCAGGCGAGCGGATGCTGCAGCATGCCGAGGCCATGCTTCGCTGCCGCAATAATGCCCAGGAAGAAATGAAAGACTACGAAGCGTCCCGCAAAGGACGCATTCAGCTGGGTATTACGCCGGTCATTGGCGCGTTTGTCTTTCCGCATCTTTTCGCTGCTTTTCATGCGGCGCATCCGGATATCGAACTGCAGTGCACGGAGACGGGCAGCTTGGCTACGCGCCGCAAGCTTCTCGAGGATGAACTTGACCTGGGACTACTAATTATCTCTGACGCACCGCCTGGCCTGGCGCTGCGCCCCCTGGCACAAAGCGCCATCCATGTCTGCCTTTCCCCTGCACACCCCCTGGCTTCCGTAACAGCACTTTCGTTGCCACAGCTAGCCAAAGAACCGTTTCTGCTCTTTCAAGAAGATACTTATATGCGACAACTCATCTTGGAAGAGTGCACCCGGCACGGCTTTACGCCGCATATCCGCTTTTCTTCGCGGCAAATTGAAACCATCCTCAGCCTGGTGGAGCAAAATGCAGGCGTCGGCTTCCTGCCAGCCGAGATTGCCCGCAAGCATCCCCGCATTGTCAGTCGCCCCTTGACGCCGCCCCTCTCCATCCAAGCCGGCTTCGCCTGGAACGAGGAGCGCTACTTGTCCCAAGCCTGCCATGTGCTGCTGGATTTCTGCGAAAAGAACAAAAAAGAAATTTGA
- a CDS encoding LysR family transcriptional regulator, translating into MTLDLQQLYAFRTIAALGHMTQAASQLALSQPALSRSLARLEEELGFPLFHRCHKRLELTRSGRIFLEHLEQSLQCIEAGRQQALDLIHPERGSVSLSFLHSQGTHLVPELLQQFRSLHPQVHFRLYQNSTAALLEQLHNGGTDLCLCSFTTPPSYLAWQPLFEEDIFIAVHREHPLAQQESLSLQDIVAEPLITFKPNYGLRLLADRLLQQAGVQPEITFEGEEIMTVAGLVEARLGVALIPHLAGLEHLHLAFLPVKDTPCRRTIGLAWHKERYLSPAALKFRDFVLEQRISKEEYVPKL; encoded by the coding sequence GGACTTACAGCAACTCTATGCGTTTCGCACGATTGCCGCGTTGGGGCACATGACCCAGGCAGCCAGCCAGTTGGCGCTTTCCCAGCCAGCCTTGAGCCGTTCCCTAGCCCGTTTGGAAGAAGAACTAGGGTTTCCGCTTTTCCACCGCTGCCATAAACGCCTGGAGTTGACGCGCAGCGGACGTATTTTTCTGGAGCATCTGGAGCAGAGCCTTCAATGCATTGAAGCCGGACGCCAGCAAGCGCTGGACCTCATTCATCCAGAACGAGGCAGCGTCAGTCTTTCTTTTTTGCATTCGCAGGGCACGCATCTAGTGCCGGAGCTGTTGCAGCAGTTCCGCAGCCTGCATCCGCAGGTGCATTTCCGACTCTACCAAAACAGCACTGCCGCTCTGTTAGAACAGCTTCACAACGGCGGTACTGATTTATGCCTTTGTTCCTTCACTACGCCGCCATCCTATTTAGCGTGGCAGCCGCTTTTCGAAGAAGACATCTTTATCGCCGTTCACCGTGAACATCCCTTGGCACAACAAGAAAGCCTATCCTTGCAGGACATTGTCGCAGAACCGCTGATTACCTTCAAGCCTAACTACGGCCTGCGTCTTTTAGCGGATCGCTTGCTGCAGCAAGCCGGCGTTCAACCGGAAATCACCTTTGAAGGCGAAGAAATCATGACCGTCGCTGGCCTGGTAGAAGCCCGCCTAGGCGTCGCTCTCATCCCTCATTTAGCAGGCCTGGAGCACCTGCATTTAGCGTTTCTGCCTGTCAAAGACACACCCTGCCGCCGCACTATTGGCCTCGCATGGCACAAAGAACGCTATCTTTCCCCGGCGGCGCTGAAATTTCGAGACTTCGTGCTGGAACAGCGCATAAGCAAAGAAGAATACGTACCAAAATTATAA
- a CDS encoding sulfite exporter TauE/SafE family protein: MELLGYLILGVAVAAFGTLVGIGGGLILVPLFILVFHWEPNLAVGTSLVVVFFNAISGTVAYMRQKKVYYDAGIRFALATLPGAFFGSYAVKYIPEAEFKVFFGATLMVMAALMFWRNHSKGAPNKGTEVPKNYNRTAGVLLSLGVGFLSSILGIGGGIIHVPAMVYLLAFPAHIATATSHFVLAISSMVGVFSHFLLHNILIKEALMIGVGAVVGAQIGAKMSLKVKSKAILSLLAFCLFGLGVRLVFTAGAF; the protein is encoded by the coding sequence ATGGAACTGCTAGGATATTTGATATTAGGGGTCGCTGTGGCTGCGTTCGGCACGCTCGTAGGCATTGGCGGCGGTCTGATTTTGGTGCCCCTTTTCATTTTGGTATTTCATTGGGAGCCCAATCTGGCGGTGGGTACGTCACTGGTTGTGGTGTTTTTCAATGCGATTTCCGGCACTGTGGCGTATATGCGGCAAAAGAAGGTGTACTATGACGCTGGAATTCGTTTTGCGCTGGCTACGCTGCCAGGGGCGTTTTTTGGTAGCTATGCGGTAAAGTACATCCCGGAAGCCGAATTCAAGGTGTTTTTTGGTGCGACACTGATGGTCATGGCGGCGTTAATGTTTTGGCGCAATCATTCTAAAGGGGCGCCGAATAAGGGGACGGAAGTGCCTAAGAATTACAATCGCACCGCCGGCGTGCTTCTAAGTTTGGGCGTGGGCTTTTTATCCAGTATTCTAGGCATTGGCGGCGGCATTATTCATGTGCCGGCCATGGTCTACTTGCTGGCGTTTCCGGCGCATATCGCTACAGCAACTTCGCATTTTGTGCTGGCGATTTCCTCAATGGTCGGTGTGTTTTCCCATTTCTTGCTGCACAACATTCTAATCAAGGAAGCGTTGATGATCGGCGTTGGCGCGGTAGTGGGCGCGCAAATTGGCGCAAAAATGTCCCTGAAAGTGAAGTCGAAGGCCATTTTGTCGCTGCTGGCGTTCTGCCTGTTCGGATTGGGCGTGCGCTTGGTCTTTACTGCGGGGGCTTTCTAG
- a CDS encoding DUF523 domain-containing protein, translated as MEVVSACLAGIACRYDGTAQEAPEVVEAVRQGKALPLCPEMLGGLPAPRQAAEIKAGCVVTKEGVDLTQPFQKGAEIATQIAILAGCRKAVLKARSPSCGCGRIYDGTFSGRLVEGDGLWTQALKKAGIEVSGR; from the coding sequence ATGGAAGTGGTGAGCGCCTGTTTAGCCGGCATAGCCTGCCGGTATGACGGAACGGCCCAAGAAGCGCCGGAGGTAGTGGAAGCGGTGCGCCAAGGGAAAGCGTTGCCTCTTTGCCCGGAAATGCTGGGAGGTCTGCCGGCGCCTCGGCAGGCGGCGGAAATAAAGGCTGGCTGCGTGGTGACAAAAGAGGGCGTTGATTTGACCCAGCCGTTTCAAAAAGGGGCGGAGATTGCCACGCAAATTGCCATTCTCGCAGGTTGCCGCAAAGCGGTTCTCAAAGCTCGCTCGCCCAGCTGCGGCTGTGGCAGGATTTACGACGGGACTTTTTCCGGTCGTCTGGTTGAAGGCGATGGACTATGGACGCAAGCGCTGAAAAAAGCAGGTATTGAAGTGTCAGGAAGATGA
- a CDS encoding TOBE domain-containing protein — protein sequence MKISGRNKLGATVKEIVRGGVVAKVVMDFKGEELVAVVTNDSVDDLALKVGDEVTALVKATEMMILK from the coding sequence ATGAAAATCAGCGGCAGAAATAAACTAGGGGCTACGGTCAAGGAAATTGTTCGTGGCGGCGTAGTGGCCAAAGTAGTCATGGATTTTAAAGGAGAAGAACTGGTGGCAGTCGTTACGAATGACTCTGTAGATGACTTGGCGCTTAAAGTTGGCGATGAAGTGACGGCATTGGTTAAAGCTACAGAAATGATGATTTTGAAATAG